The Brevundimonas sp. SORGH_AS_0993 genome segment CAAGGGCGGCCGGGCCATGAGCCTGCCGGCCGACGGCGTGTCGGGCGCCACGCGCGCGCCGGGCCGCCAGACCATCACCGTGCCGGGCGCGCGCTTGGCCGGCCTGCAGCCGGGACAGTACAACCTTGTCGTCGAGGCGGCCCGCGAACTGGGCGGCCGCGAGGTCGTGCGCGTGCCCTTCCGCTGGGGCGCGGCCAACGCCGGCGCCGGCGCCGGCTCCACCGAACTGGGCGCCGTGCGCGTCTCCGTCACTCGCTAAGAGGATCACGACCCATGAAGAAGACCATCGCCCTCCTGACCCTGGCGGCGGCCCTGGCTGCGCCCATGGCGGCGCAGGCCCACCGCGCCTGGCTGGCGCCCACCGCCACCACCCTGTCGGGCAACGACGCCTGGGTCGGGTTCGACGCCGGCATGTCGAACCAGGTCTTCAACCCGGACCACGCGGCCATGCGGATGACCGGCCTGACCATCACCGCGCCCGACGGCTCGACTGTCCAGCCCGAGCATTTGATGCAGGGTCAGTATCGCACGACCTTCGACGCCCATCTGACGCAGAACGGCACCTACAAGATCGCCAATGTCATGAGCGGCGTCATGGCCAGCTACAAGCTGAACGGCGAGCAGAAGCGCTGGCGCGGCACGGCGGCGGAATACCCCTCGGGTCTGCCGCAGGGCGCGACGGATGTTCAGGCGACCCGCACGGCCAACCGCATCGAGACCTTCGTTACCCTGAACAACCCGACCGACACGGTGTTCAAGCCGACGGGCGAGGGGCTGGAACTGGTCCCGACCACCCATCCGAACGATCTGGTCGCGGGCGAGGCGGCCACGTTCAAGCTGCTGAACAACGGTCAGCCCGCCGCGAACCTGGACGTCACCGTTGCGCGCGGGGGCATCCGCTATCGCGACAACCCCGAGGAAATGACGGTCAAGACCGACGCCCAGGGCGCCTTCACCGTCACCTGGCCGGCAGCCGGCATGTACTGGCTGAACGCCGCTGTGCGCACCGAAGGACAGGGCGAAACCCTGGGCTCCAGCGCCAACTATGTGGCGGCGGTCGAGGTCCTGCCCTAAGCCGGGGACATGACCGACACGTCTTCCTCGCGCGGTTCGCGCGCCGCTCCGCCCGTGATCAAT includes the following:
- a CDS encoding DUF2271 domain-containing protein, whose product is MRLLPVVITTVGLAAAAAPAMAADLTVSVEIPRLNTASYHRPYVAVWIEKPDQSAERTLAVWYQQTRNNEGDGKDWLKDLRTWWRKGGRAMSLPADGVSGATRAPGRQTITVPGARLAGLQPGQYNLVVEAARELGGREVVRVPFRWGAANAGAGAGSTELGAVRVSVTR
- a CDS encoding DUF4198 domain-containing protein; this encodes MKKTIALLTLAAALAAPMAAQAHRAWLAPTATTLSGNDAWVGFDAGMSNQVFNPDHAAMRMTGLTITAPDGSTVQPEHLMQGQYRTTFDAHLTQNGTYKIANVMSGVMASYKLNGEQKRWRGTAAEYPSGLPQGATDVQATRTANRIETFVTLNNPTDTVFKPTGEGLELVPTTHPNDLVAGEAATFKLLNNGQPAANLDVTVARGGIRYRDNPEEMTVKTDAQGAFTVTWPAAGMYWLNAAVRTEGQGETLGSSANYVAAVEVLP